Genomic window (Bacteroidota bacterium):
TGGAAATGCAAATCCTGAGGCAACAGCTTCTTGTTTTGCTCAAGCACAGCATCTATTTCTTTCCCAAATTTCACAATATTATACCCATCCTGCATCTGAAGTGAGATGAGCATAACTTTGCTGTTATTACCATTTACCCTGATGAGCTGTGTTGTATCCGACTGGATACGATTAACTTCGGCAAGGTCTTTTATTCGTACAACCGATCCTGCAGGTGAGACCCCGATGATCTGTTCCCTGATCTCATCAGGGTTAGAAAGCAATCCGGTTGTGTACAGGTTGATACTTGATTTGCCCGGTTCTATATATCCTGAGTATTGAATTGTATTCTGGGTTTTCAGGATTTCTACAACATCAGACTTGTTTATTTCATAAAGAGCTAATTTTTCCGAATCGAATGCGACTTCAATTTCTTCTTCCTGAAATCCAAGGTGTTCTATCTTCGACAGGGCAGGGAGCATTCGCAGACTATTTTCTATTTGTTCAACATAGTCTTTGATCTCACCGTAAGAATAGTTTTCTGATTCCACTGCAATGAGCAATGCTACCACATCGCCGAAATCGGAGTCTACCAGTGGGCCCAGTACACCTTCCGGAAGGGATAATTTTGATAACTGGAAGAGGCCCTGACCAAGCCTTTCCCAAAAAAGATCAGGATCTTTCACCCAGTCTTCGAGGGTTACGGTTATGTATACTAATCCATCGCGGGTAGTGGAATATGTTTCGTCTTTTTTAACCTCGGAATATGTAAATAGCTTATCTTCAATGGTTTTTGTGACCATTTCCTCAACCTGTTGTGCGGTAGCTCCGGGGTATAGTGCTATTACCAATCCTTGCCTTATGGTGATCTCAGGATCGGAGCGCCTTGGCATGGTTAACAGGGAGTATATTCCTACCGCGAAAATGAGGAATATTGTGACCAATGAAACCTGATTATGCCGGAGTGATGATTGTATGATGTTCATAGTCGGGAATTCTCTGTTTTACAGTCATATAGAGGTTTTAACGGAGGCTCCTTCATACAGTTTGTTTTGGCCCTCGATCACAAGTTCATCTCCTTCACGGATACCGTCGACGATAATAACTTCATTTTCCGAAACGCTACCGGTACGGACGTATCTCTGAGCGGCCCTGCCGTCTTTAATAACATAAACATACGTGTGTCCGGAGGCATCGGATAGGATGGAATATCCCGGTATAGTAATCAGCATGGATGTTTCCCCTGAAGGAATCTGTATGTTTGCGATCATGCCCGGTTTCAGTGTGTAATTATTATTCTGGATCAATGCTTTTACAGGGAATGATCGGGAATAGGGATCTGCCACCTTTCCAATCCTGTTTATTCTTCCTGAAAAAACGCTATCATTCAATGCAGGAACCTTTACGATGACTTCCATATTCATCCTGATTTTATTGATTTCATTTTCAGGAACAGAGGCTTCAGCAAAGACATCCTTGGTGACTATCAGACCAAAAAGAGGCATACCCTGGGGGACTATTTCGCCCGGTTCAATACCTTCCACTGCAATCCAACCGGAAGCCGGTGCAAACAACTTCGTGTCGTTTACCTGCTTTTTCTTGTATTCATAATTGGCCAGTGCCTCATGGTACAAGGCAGTGATC
Coding sequences:
- a CDS encoding efflux RND transporter periplasmic adaptor subunit, which produces MENSCKILLTGLLLIIIAGCRDNSPKNNDPVPVTVKTKIVREKQTPEIYNYSGNILPFKTIKFGFMVAGKIQKVYIVEDQFVEAGDPVADIDPQDYIFALDAAKAQYIEAEKEYSRLKALHSEASLTDSDFDKITALYHEALANYEYKKKQVNDTKLFAPASGWIAVEGIEPGEIVPQGMPLFGLIVTKDVFAEASVPENEINKIRMNMEVIVKVPALNDSVFSGRINRIGKVADPYSRSFPVKALIQNNNYTLKPGMIANIQIPSGETSMLITIPGYSILSDASGHTYVYVIKDGRAAQRYVRTGSVSENEVIIVDGIREGDELVIEGQNKLYEGASVKTSI